CCAGCGATAATCGAGGAAGGCAGTGTCCACTTCAGTTTTGATTATCCCGCAGTTGGTACAAAGGAAAGCTATCTTCTCTACCACGAAGAACTGGAATCACTGGTGCGGAACATAAAGGGGTTGAAAAGGGCCCGATTCTGGATGACCTTTTCTGACAACTACCTTACCCACCTGAGGGTTCTCCGGAACGTCGGCATGACGCGAATAGACGAGGTTGACTACGAGGGACACAAGATTGTTCCTGTAAAGTTTCTTAAAGCTCTGCTCCCCGAGCCTGTCTCTCTCGGAACGGGCTACACAGGCAAGACGGTCATCGGAAATATCATGACCGGAAGAAAGGGAGGGAAGAGCATCACCAGGTATATTTATAATGTGTGTGATCATGAAGAAGCCTTCAGGGAAACCGGGACGCAGGCAATCGCCTACACGACCGGAGTGCCTGCCATGATCGGCGCAATG
The DNA window shown above is from Syntrophorhabdaceae bacterium and carries:
- a CDS encoding saccharopine dehydrogenase C-terminal domain-containing protein: PAIIEEGSVHFSFDYPAVGTKESYLLYHEELESLVRNIKGLKRARFWMTFSDNYLTHLRVLRNVGMTRIDEVDYEGHKIVPVKFLKALLPEPVSLGTGYTGKTVIGNIMTGRKGGKSITRYIYNVCDHEEAFRETGTQAIAYTTGVPAMIGAMMVLTGVWREAGVFNIEQLDPDRFMEALNNYGLPWQIVEHGPLSDKV